Proteins encoded within one genomic window of Actinoplanes octamycinicus:
- a CDS encoding MurR/RpiR family transcriptional regulator, with amino-acid sequence MTGERVLDLFQGARLTPTQRRIAQILVEHSGKAAYLSAAEVAGLAGVSQPSVTRFAMALGYRGYPALRRELRAVTSGAPSEPAGRNGMQRAVLAEADHLRRVADDLGRLEDVRKAAAILAGSRPLPVLGLRAAGPLAGYFGYFAAKVFPDVRVLDCGGTGLLDRLDQARAAGATALLAMVLPRYPREAVAAIREARAAGFAVVAITDSAVSPITELAEVVLPAAVGTHLVFDLHTGPMAMAMVLLEAMCDTAPEPVHRRLEEFEAAASRRGLFVA; translated from the coding sequence GTGACTGGGGAGCGGGTGCTCGACCTGTTTCAGGGGGCGCGCCTGACGCCGACACAGCGGCGGATCGCGCAGATTCTGGTGGAGCACTCCGGCAAGGCGGCGTACCTGTCGGCGGCCGAGGTGGCCGGGCTGGCCGGGGTGAGCCAGCCGTCGGTGACCCGGTTCGCGATGGCGCTGGGCTACCGGGGCTATCCGGCGTTGCGGCGGGAGCTGCGGGCGGTCACGTCCGGGGCGCCGAGCGAGCCGGCCGGGCGGAACGGGATGCAGCGCGCGGTGCTCGCCGAGGCGGACCATCTGCGGCGGGTGGCGGACGATCTGGGGCGGCTGGAGGACGTACGGAAAGCGGCGGCGATCCTGGCCGGCAGCCGCCCGTTACCGGTCCTCGGTCTGCGCGCGGCCGGGCCGCTCGCCGGGTATTTCGGGTACTTCGCGGCGAAGGTCTTCCCGGACGTGCGGGTGCTCGACTGCGGTGGGACCGGCCTGCTGGACCGGCTGGACCAGGCACGCGCGGCCGGAGCCACGGCGCTGCTGGCGATGGTGCTGCCGCGCTACCCACGGGAAGCGGTCGCGGCGATCCGGGAGGCGCGGGCGGCCGGGTTCGCGGTGGTGGCGATCACCGACTCGGCGGTCAGCCCGATCACCGAGCTGGCCGAGGTGGTGCTGCCCGCGGCGGTCGGCACCCACCTGGTCTTCGACCTGCACACCGGCCCGATGGCGATGGCCATGGTGCTGCTCGAGGCGATGTGCGACACCGCACCGGAGCCGGTGCACCGGCGGCTGGAGGAGTTCGAGGCAGCGGCCTCACGGCGCGGGCTGTTCGTGGCCTGA
- a CDS encoding response regulator — protein MRVLLADDQPLLSLGLRLVLEAQPDITVVGEAGDGAQAVRMTRALTPDVVLMDVRMPVLDGIEATRTIVAAGSPARILVLTTFDLDEYVYAALRAGASGFLLKDVPPADLVSAIHAVAGGHAVVAPAVTRRLLDRFLPHLPAPGQRPDDRLDRLTEREREVLVLVGRGRSNGEIAAGLHVSEATVKAHVGRLLGKLELRDRVQIVVYAHERRLV, from the coding sequence ATGAGAGTGCTGCTCGCCGACGACCAGCCGCTGCTCTCCCTGGGCCTGCGGCTGGTGCTGGAGGCGCAGCCGGACATCACCGTGGTCGGCGAGGCGGGCGACGGGGCGCAGGCGGTCCGGATGACCCGGGCGCTCACGCCGGACGTGGTGCTGATGGACGTACGGATGCCGGTCCTCGATGGGATCGAGGCGACCCGGACCATCGTCGCGGCCGGAAGCCCGGCGCGCATCCTGGTGTTGACCACCTTCGACCTGGACGAGTACGTCTATGCCGCGCTCCGTGCCGGAGCCAGCGGCTTCCTGCTCAAGGACGTGCCACCGGCCGACCTGGTCAGCGCGATCCACGCGGTGGCCGGCGGGCACGCGGTGGTCGCGCCCGCGGTCACCCGGCGGCTGCTGGACCGGTTCCTGCCGCACCTGCCGGCCCCCGGGCAGCGGCCGGACGACCGGCTGGACCGGCTCACCGAGCGGGAACGCGAGGTCCTCGTCCTGGTCGGCCGGGGCCGGTCGAACGGGGAGATCGCCGCCGGCCTGCACGTCTCCGAGGCGACCGTGAAGGCGCACGTCGGGCGACTGCTCGGCAAGCTGGAGCTGCGCGACCGGGTGCAGATCGTCGTTTACGCCCACGAGCGGCGGCTGGTCTAG
- the bcp gene encoding thioredoxin-dependent thiol peroxidase, with protein sequence MTDNVRLSAGDAAPDFTLTTDTGESLSLKDLRGRKVVLYAYPAAMTPGCTKQACDFRDSLASLQAAGYEVVGISPDKPAKLATFRERDAITFPLVSDPDKSVLTAYGAFGEKQLYGKTVTGVIRSTFVIDETGAIERALYNVKATGHVAKLRRDLGLD encoded by the coding sequence ATGACTGACAACGTGCGTCTCAGCGCCGGCGACGCCGCGCCCGACTTCACCCTCACCACCGACACCGGCGAGAGCCTCTCGCTCAAGGACCTGCGCGGGCGCAAGGTCGTGCTCTACGCGTACCCGGCCGCGATGACGCCCGGCTGCACCAAGCAGGCCTGTGACTTCCGCGACTCGCTCGCCTCGCTGCAGGCGGCGGGCTACGAGGTGGTCGGCATCTCGCCCGACAAACCGGCGAAACTGGCCACGTTCCGGGAGCGCGACGCGATCACCTTCCCGCTGGTCAGCGACCCGGACAAGAGTGTGCTGACCGCCTACGGCGCGTTCGGCGAGAAGCAGCTCTACGGCAAGACGGTCACCGGCGTGATCCGCTCCACCTTCGTCATCGACGAGACCGGGGCGATCGAGCGCGCCCTCTACAACGTCAAGGCCACCGGCCACGTCGCCAAGCTGCGCCGCGACCTCGGCCTGGACTGA
- a CDS encoding sensor histidine kinase: MSPRKGDAGIAALAALACGVILTGRTGATVGPTGPVDWIMVGAQAIPLIWRRRSPLVVFAAVTVLLWVSQAVGAQSPAALLYQLIALHALARYRSYRVALPAVAVTAVPVLGGPVNWTAVAVVGALVVATVVLGDSQRTRAAYLAGLEDRARRLEVERDQRARLAVAEERARIAREMHDVVAHHIAVMIALSDGAAAISAGRPAEVMGRASATGRQALAEMRGMVGLLTPDRAPQPGLTDIDELVERVRAAGVRVRLTRDGTPGDWGAGAGLAVYRILQEALTNTLKHAGPTASAEVVVRYHPAGAEITVLDDGAGRASADEGHGLAGMRERALPYDGRVESGPRPGAGWRVHASLRFPAVTG, encoded by the coding sequence ATGAGCCCGCGTAAGGGGGACGCCGGGATCGCCGCGCTGGCCGCCCTGGCCTGCGGCGTCATCCTGACCGGCCGGACCGGCGCCACCGTCGGCCCGACCGGGCCCGTCGACTGGATCATGGTGGGGGCGCAGGCGATCCCGCTGATCTGGCGGCGCCGGTCCCCGCTCGTCGTGTTCGCCGCCGTCACCGTGCTGCTCTGGGTCTCGCAAGCGGTCGGCGCCCAGTCCCCGGCCGCGCTGCTGTACCAGCTGATCGCGCTGCACGCGCTGGCCCGGTACCGGTCCTACCGGGTGGCCCTGCCGGCCGTGGCCGTCACCGCCGTCCCGGTGCTCGGCGGGCCGGTGAACTGGACCGCGGTGGCCGTGGTGGGCGCGCTGGTGGTGGCGACCGTGGTGCTCGGGGACAGCCAGCGGACCCGGGCGGCCTACCTGGCCGGGCTCGAGGACCGCGCCCGCCGCCTGGAGGTGGAACGGGACCAGCGGGCCCGGCTCGCGGTCGCCGAGGAACGCGCCCGGATCGCCCGCGAGATGCACGACGTGGTCGCCCACCACATCGCCGTGATGATCGCGTTGTCCGACGGGGCCGCGGCGATCTCGGCGGGCCGCCCGGCCGAGGTGATGGGCCGGGCCTCGGCCACCGGCCGGCAGGCGCTGGCCGAGATGCGCGGGATGGTCGGCCTGCTGACGCCGGACCGGGCCCCGCAGCCCGGCCTGACCGACATCGACGAGCTCGTCGAGCGGGTCCGGGCCGCCGGCGTCCGGGTCCGGCTCACCCGGGACGGCACGCCCGGGGACTGGGGAGCCGGCGCCGGCCTGGCCGTCTACCGGATCCTGCAGGAGGCCCTGACCAACACGCTCAAGCACGCCGGGCCCACGGCCAGCGCCGAGGTGGTGGTGCGCTACCACCCGGCGGGCGCCGAGATCACGGTGCTGGACGACGGCGCCGGGCGGGCCAGCGCGGACGAGGGTCACGGGCTGGCCGGGATGCGGGAACGGGCCCTGCCCTACGACGGCCGGGTCGAGTCCGGACCCCGGCCGGGCGCCGGCTGGCGGGTGCACGCGTCGCTGCGGTTCCCGGCGGTGACCGGATGA
- a CDS encoding S-adenosylmethionine decarboxylase family protein: MENDHYGDELTLRLSGIADTTALDDDHALTTFMRDLVARIGMTVIAGPMVATEGGPPEKAGKSAVVILAESHAAIHTYPHLREIFVNVFSCKPFREADVLAEFRRLVGDYEITEHTLRRRGEEWPRDLTAAERLWSGRRASA; this comes from the coding sequence ATGGAGAATGACCACTACGGCGATGAGCTGACCCTCCGGTTGTCCGGCATCGCCGACACCACCGCGCTCGACGACGACCACGCGCTGACCACCTTCATGCGGGACCTGGTCGCCCGGATCGGGATGACCGTGATCGCCGGCCCGATGGTGGCCACCGAGGGCGGCCCGCCGGAGAAAGCCGGCAAGTCCGCCGTGGTGATCCTGGCCGAGTCGCACGCCGCCATCCACACCTACCCGCACCTGCGCGAGATCTTCGTGAACGTCTTCTCCTGCAAGCCGTTCCGCGAGGCCGACGTGCTCGCCGAGTTCCGCCGGCTGGTCGGCGACTACGAGATCACCGAGCACACCCTGCGCCGGCGGGGCGAGGAGTGGCCGCGCGACCTGACCGCCGCCGAGCGACTCTGGAGCGGCCGCCGGGCGTCCGCCTGA
- a CDS encoding MOSC domain-containing protein, translating to MRIAELHTHPVKGCHRLDHDAVVVEPWGLAGDRRWMMIDPDGVGITQRDTAVLTQLTVHPRPGGLRLTAAGRPDLDVDEPAHGPKVGVHVFRNKPEVPARLSEAGSAWCREFLGRDARLVWQADPTGRTIEELALPGDRVSLADGYPVLLANAASLDAVNDWLAETGDEPVPIHRFRPNLVVEGAPAWAEDGWLGRRLRIGEMVFRVAKHCARCRVTTIDQETGEAGRQPLHVLGRHRRIDGGLMFAVNLIPDLAAGDTGVLRLGDTVTPLE from the coding sequence ATGCGGATCGCTGAGCTGCACACCCACCCGGTCAAGGGCTGCCATCGCCTCGATCACGACGCTGTCGTGGTCGAGCCCTGGGGCCTGGCCGGCGACCGCCGCTGGATGATGATCGACCCGGACGGCGTCGGCATCACCCAGCGGGACACCGCGGTGCTCACCCAGCTCACCGTCCACCCGCGCCCCGGCGGTCTCCGGCTCACCGCGGCCGGCCGGCCCGACCTGGACGTGGACGAGCCGGCCCACGGGCCGAAGGTGGGTGTGCACGTCTTCCGCAACAAACCCGAGGTCCCGGCCCGGCTCAGCGAGGCCGGCAGCGCGTGGTGCCGGGAGTTCCTCGGCCGGGACGCCCGGCTGGTCTGGCAGGCCGACCCGACCGGCCGGACGATCGAGGAACTGGCGCTGCCCGGCGACCGGGTCAGCCTGGCCGACGGCTACCCGGTGCTGCTGGCCAACGCCGCCTCCCTGGACGCGGTCAACGACTGGCTGGCGGAGACCGGCGACGAGCCCGTCCCGATCCACCGCTTCCGGCCGAACCTGGTGGTCGAGGGCGCGCCGGCCTGGGCCGAGGACGGCTGGCTGGGCCGGCGGCTGCGGATCGGCGAGATGGTCTTCCGGGTGGCGAAGCACTGCGCGCGCTGCCGGGTCACCACGATCGACCAGGAGACCGGGGAGGCCGGGCGGCAGCCGCTGCACGTGCTCGGCCGGCACCGGCGGATCGACGGCGGGCTGATGTTCGCGGTGAACCTGATCCCGGACCTGGCGGCCGGGGACACCGGAGTGTTGCGGCTCGGCGACACGGTGACACCGCTGGAGTGA
- the rdgB gene encoding RdgB/HAM1 family non-canonical purine NTP pyrophosphatase — protein sequence MSARLLLATANQKKLVELQRILDAALGMHQIELAGLGDFPGYPDVPETGLTFGENALIKAREGAKRTGLPTVADDSGLAVTALNGMPGVFSARWSGAHGDDAANLDLVLAQIGDVGDEHRGAAFVCAAALVLPNGREHLVEGRQTGRLLRARRGDGGFGYDPIFVGDGQDRTNAELSPAEKDAISHRGKAFRELAKVIAKELPR from the coding sequence GTGAGCGCCCGCCTGCTGCTCGCCACGGCGAACCAGAAGAAGCTCGTCGAGCTGCAGCGCATCCTGGACGCCGCGCTCGGCATGCACCAGATCGAGCTGGCCGGCCTGGGCGACTTCCCGGGCTACCCGGACGTCCCGGAGACCGGTCTCACCTTCGGGGAGAACGCGCTGATCAAGGCCCGGGAGGGCGCCAAGCGCACCGGCCTGCCGACCGTCGCCGACGACTCCGGGCTGGCGGTCACCGCGCTCAACGGCATGCCCGGCGTGTTCAGCGCCCGCTGGTCCGGCGCGCACGGCGACGACGCGGCCAACCTGGACCTGGTGCTGGCCCAGATCGGCGACGTCGGCGACGAGCACCGCGGCGCCGCGTTCGTCTGCGCCGCCGCCCTGGTCCTGCCGAACGGGCGGGAGCACCTGGTCGAGGGCCGCCAGACCGGCCGGCTGCTGCGCGCCCGGCGCGGCGACGGCGGCTTCGGCTACGACCCGATCTTCGTCGGCGACGGCCAGGACCGCACCAACGCCGAGCTGAGCCCGGCCGAGAAGGACGCGATCAGCCACCGCGGCAAGGCGTTCCGCGAGCTGGCCAAGGTGATCGCCAAGGAGTTGCCCCGCTGA
- a CDS encoding ABC transporter permease subunit: protein MIRVTFPRVLHAECGKFRALRSTWAMFALVAVLTVGLAGVIGWNANRLPGASNTPAEIIGRAFLGIDVFSLVLGAFGILAVTGEYGSGLIRATFAAVPRRHPVLWAKAVALAALSIPVMLVTCVASLVVSQSFAPAAARLGPGDPEVLRAIAGAAAAPVALALIGLGLGALLRHTATAITTYVLVVLVVPALLSGALPESVRDHVVKYVPVAAAQALYAVRSDGNPFTMLDPGPAALVTAGWIALVLAAGGLVVSRRDP from the coding sequence ATGATCCGCGTGACGTTCCCCCGGGTACTGCACGCCGAGTGCGGCAAGTTCCGCGCGCTCCGCTCGACCTGGGCGATGTTCGCGCTGGTCGCGGTGCTCACCGTGGGGCTGGCCGGAGTGATCGGCTGGAACGCGAACCGGCTGCCCGGCGCGTCCAACACCCCCGCCGAGATCATCGGCCGGGCATTTCTCGGGATCGACGTGTTCTCGCTGGTCCTGGGCGCGTTCGGGATCCTGGCGGTGACCGGCGAGTACGGCAGCGGGCTGATCCGGGCGACCTTCGCCGCGGTGCCGCGCCGCCATCCGGTGCTCTGGGCGAAGGCGGTCGCGCTGGCCGCCCTGTCGATCCCGGTCATGCTCGTGACCTGTGTGGCCTCGCTGGTGGTGAGCCAGTCGTTCGCGCCGGCGGCGGCCCGGCTCGGCCCCGGCGATCCGGAGGTGCTGCGGGCGATCGCCGGCGCGGCGGCCGCACCGGTGGCGCTGGCGCTGATCGGGCTCGGGCTGGGCGCCCTGCTGCGGCACACGGCCACCGCGATCACCACCTACGTGCTGGTCGTGCTGGTCGTGCCGGCCCTGCTCAGCGGGGCGCTGCCGGAGTCGGTGCGGGACCACGTCGTCAAGTACGTCCCGGTCGCGGCGGCCCAGGCGCTGTACGCGGTCCGCTCCGACGGCAACCCGTTCACCATGCTGGACCCCGGCCCGGCCGCCCTGGTCACCGCGGGATGGATCGCCCTGGTCCTGGCGGCCGGCGGCCTCGTGGTGTCGAGGCGGGACCCGTGA
- a CDS encoding Asp23/Gls24 family envelope stress response protein: MTEPTGGTTANGSTTVSSEVVEKIAAAAARAVPGVADLGGDVARFFNSVLDKVGLDTVGDATRGVSAQVKDGTVTVNIVVVLAAGTVVAEVTGAVQTTVTEAVQSYGLRVIAVNVNVDDIAIG; this comes from the coding sequence ATGACCGAGCCCACGGGCGGTACCACGGCGAACGGCAGCACCACCGTCTCCAGCGAGGTGGTGGAGAAGATCGCCGCCGCGGCGGCGCGCGCCGTCCCCGGTGTCGCGGATCTGGGTGGCGACGTCGCCCGGTTCTTCAACAGCGTGCTCGACAAGGTCGGCCTGGACACCGTCGGCGACGCCACCCGCGGCGTGTCGGCCCAGGTCAAGGACGGCACGGTGACCGTCAACATCGTGGTCGTGCTGGCCGCCGGCACGGTGGTCGCCGAGGTGACCGGCGCGGTGCAGACCACGGTGACCGAGGCGGTGCAGAGCTACGGCCTGCGGGTCATCGCGGTCAACGTCAACGTGGACGACATCGCGATCGGCTAG
- a CDS encoding HAD family hydrolase yields the protein MLLLLDLDNTLIDRDAAFRDAARGFLTAHRLPAADLGWLMATDASGYRPRAKVAAALAGRYPGVVSPEDVWSFLDNGAADRVRLTEDTRLALDEAGAAGWTRVIVTNGRVGQQTKKIHTCGLDRLVDGWVISEAVGHKKPAPEIFHAAAAVAGRQLSAAWMIGDSAPADVGGAHALGLPTVWISAGREWAEPAYRPTHIAADVAAGIRHALSGRTDARV from the coding sequence ATGCTGCTCCTGCTGGACCTCGACAACACGCTGATCGACCGGGACGCCGCGTTCCGCGACGCGGCGCGGGGGTTTCTCACCGCTCACCGGCTACCGGCCGCCGACCTCGGCTGGCTGATGGCCACCGACGCCAGCGGCTACCGGCCCCGGGCGAAGGTGGCCGCCGCGCTGGCCGGGCGGTACCCGGGCGTGGTGTCCCCGGAGGACGTCTGGTCCTTTCTGGACAACGGGGCCGCGGACCGGGTGCGGCTCACCGAGGACACCCGGCTCGCCCTGGACGAGGCCGGCGCGGCCGGCTGGACCCGGGTGATCGTCACCAACGGCCGGGTCGGCCAGCAGACCAAGAAGATCCACACCTGTGGGCTGGACCGGCTGGTCGACGGATGGGTGATCTCCGAGGCGGTCGGGCACAAGAAGCCGGCCCCGGAGATCTTCCACGCCGCCGCGGCGGTGGCCGGGCGGCAGCTGTCGGCCGCCTGGATGATCGGGGACTCGGCGCCGGCCGACGTGGGCGGGGCGCACGCCCTCGGACTGCCGACGGTGTGGATCTCGGCGGGGCGAGAGTGGGCGGAGCCGGCGTACCGGCCGACGCACATCGCGGCGGACGTGGCGGCCGGCATCCGGCACGCTCTTTCCGGTAGAACCGATGCACGCGTCTAG
- a CDS encoding HNH endonuclease codes for MIPFVRRPLPADLSATLAAKTAALRLSNAPYDDARSAWKTAGTTRRSLKTYLCAMCARPAFCMYCHESRGTDVDHYEPIKQSPLRTFDWDNHLLACAYCNQQAKREAFPLDPAGTPLLLDPAGDDSADHMTLASTGVFIELTPRGAETIAVLGLNRRPELIQARLVSWRGVIRVFEQAARSGDALTTDDLEDLRFLPVVDAFHHFAHDVAAGRLGLKGVRPVLTSYAKKNLPVISGAFPACRL; via the coding sequence GTGATCCCGTTCGTTCGCCGGCCGCTCCCGGCTGACCTGTCCGCCACGCTGGCCGCCAAGACAGCCGCGCTCAGGCTCAGCAACGCGCCTTACGACGACGCCCGCAGCGCGTGGAAGACAGCCGGGACGACCCGCCGCAGTTTGAAGACCTACCTGTGCGCGATGTGCGCCCGGCCCGCGTTCTGCATGTACTGCCACGAGAGCCGGGGCACGGACGTCGACCACTACGAGCCGATCAAACAGAGCCCGTTGCGGACCTTCGACTGGGACAACCACCTGCTCGCCTGCGCCTACTGCAATCAACAAGCGAAACGCGAAGCGTTCCCCCTGGATCCGGCCGGGACGCCGCTGCTGCTGGATCCGGCCGGAGACGACTCGGCCGACCATATGACCTTGGCGTCGACCGGCGTGTTCATCGAGCTGACGCCCCGGGGCGCGGAGACTATCGCCGTGCTCGGCCTCAACCGGCGGCCGGAGCTCATTCAGGCGCGGCTGGTCTCCTGGCGAGGCGTGATCCGGGTGTTCGAGCAGGCTGCCCGGTCCGGGGACGCGCTGACCACCGACGATCTGGAAGATCTGCGCTTCCTGCCGGTGGTGGACGCCTTCCACCACTTCGCACATGACGTGGCGGCCGGGCGGCTCGGACTCAAGGGTGTCCGGCCGGTGCTTACCTCGTACGCGAAAAAGAACCTGCCGGTGATCAGCGGCGCCTTTCCCGCATGTCGCCTTTAG
- a CDS encoding ATP-binding cassette domain-containing protein: protein MIEVDELVKRFGTTTAVDGLSFVVRAGRVTGFLGPNGAGKSTTMRMILGLDRPTSGRATVGGTAYRRHRAPLTVAGALLEGRALHRGRSAREHLLGLARTHGIGRHRVDEVLDQAGLTAVAGRRAGGFSLGMGQRLGIAAALLGDPAVVILDEPVNGLDPDGVLWIRTLLRRLAAEGRTVLVSSHLMSEMAVTADHLLVIGNGRLLADTGLDELLGQDRCLVRSPDAAELREVLVARGATVTAGAAGLLEVAGLGAEAIGAAAAEHRLVIHELAPVKASLEEAYMALVRS from the coding sequence ATGATTGAGGTTGACGAGCTGGTGAAGAGATTCGGGACGACGACAGCTGTCGACGGGCTGTCGTTCGTGGTGCGGGCCGGGCGGGTGACCGGGTTTCTCGGGCCGAACGGGGCCGGGAAGTCGACGACGATGCGGATGATCCTCGGGCTGGATCGGCCCACCTCGGGGCGGGCCACCGTCGGCGGGACTGCCTACCGGCGGCATCGGGCGCCGCTCACGGTGGCCGGAGCGCTGCTGGAGGGCCGGGCCCTGCACCGGGGGCGGTCGGCTCGGGAGCATCTGCTCGGGCTGGCCCGCACACACGGGATCGGCCGGCACCGGGTCGACGAGGTGCTCGATCAGGCCGGGCTCACCGCGGTGGCCGGGCGGCGGGCCGGTGGCTTCTCGCTCGGCATGGGCCAGCGGCTCGGGATCGCCGCCGCGCTGCTCGGCGATCCAGCGGTGGTCATCCTGGACGAACCGGTCAACGGGCTGGACCCGGACGGGGTGCTGTGGATCCGGACGCTGCTCCGACGGCTGGCGGCCGAGGGCCGCACCGTGCTGGTCTCCAGTCACCTGATGAGCGAGATGGCGGTGACCGCCGACCACCTGCTGGTGATCGGGAACGGACGTCTGCTCGCCGACACCGGCCTGGACGAGTTGCTCGGACAGGACCGCTGCCTGGTGCGCTCGCCGGACGCCGCGGAGCTGCGCGAGGTGCTCGTGGCGCGCGGGGCGACGGTGACCGCCGGCGCGGCCGGGCTGCTCGAGGTGGCCGGTCTCGGGGCCGAGGCGATCGGCGCCGCCGCCGCCGAGCACCGGCTCGTGATCCACGAGCTCGCGCCGGTCAAGGCGTCGCTGGAGGAGGCCTACATGGCGCTGGTGCGGTCATGA
- a CDS encoding MFS transporter, which yields MAVPAYRRMWAASLVAAVGGSFSVVAVPVQLYASTGSSAAVGAAAVVSFVALAGSALAAGALADSRDRRRVLLAAQSGLAVVYLALWAQAALGDAPLGLLLLLVAGQGLSLGAIGATSGAVLPRLVPEHLLAAANSLNSLVRYTGSILGPALAGLLISVAGLPTLYLCDALALLVVLRAVHRLPALPPTGAPPAGSIGRQLVAGFRYLTGSRMLVAVLGVDLAAMVFGMPSALYPELAARVFGESSVGLLYAAYPAGVILAGLGSGLFTRARRHGLMMAGAALAWGATVVLFSLTIRLWAALPVLALGGAVNFVLSTFRNAVSQAHTDDAMRGRIQGALTVVLFGGPQLANLLHGSIGALAGPRLTIGAGGLLTVVTVVVILRTAPELRRYRVASGHEQPAP from the coding sequence CTGGCCGTCCCGGCCTATCGCCGGATGTGGGCCGCCTCGCTGGTGGCCGCGGTCGGCGGCTCGTTCAGCGTGGTCGCGGTCCCGGTGCAGCTCTACGCGAGCACTGGGTCCTCGGCCGCGGTCGGCGCGGCCGCCGTGGTGTCGTTCGTGGCCCTGGCCGGCTCGGCGCTGGCCGCCGGGGCGCTGGCCGACTCCCGGGACCGCCGCCGGGTGCTGCTGGCCGCCCAGTCCGGGCTGGCCGTGGTCTACCTGGCGCTGTGGGCGCAGGCCGCCCTCGGGGACGCTCCGCTGGGGCTGCTTCTGCTGCTGGTGGCCGGGCAGGGGCTGAGCCTCGGGGCGATCGGCGCCACCTCCGGCGCGGTCCTGCCCCGGCTGGTCCCGGAGCATTTGTTGGCCGCCGCAAACAGCCTGAACTCGCTGGTCCGCTACACCGGCTCGATCCTCGGTCCGGCCCTGGCCGGTCTGCTGATCTCGGTGGCCGGGCTGCCGACGCTCTATCTCTGCGACGCGCTGGCCTTGCTGGTCGTGCTGCGCGCCGTGCACCGCCTGCCGGCCCTCCCGCCCACCGGGGCCCCGCCGGCCGGCTCGATCGGCCGGCAGCTGGTCGCCGGCTTCCGCTACCTAACCGGTAGCCGGATGCTGGTCGCGGTGCTCGGCGTCGACCTGGCCGCGATGGTCTTCGGGATGCCGTCGGCGCTCTACCCGGAGTTGGCCGCGCGGGTGTTCGGCGAGTCGTCGGTGGGTCTGCTCTACGCCGCCTACCCGGCCGGCGTGATCCTGGCCGGTCTCGGCTCCGGCCTGTTCACCCGGGCCCGTCGGCACGGCCTGATGATGGCCGGCGCCGCCCTCGCCTGGGGCGCCACCGTGGTGCTGTTCAGCCTCACCATCCGACTGTGGGCGGCGCTGCCGGTGCTGGCCCTCGGCGGCGCGGTCAACTTCGTGCTGAGCACCTTCCGCAATGCCGTCTCGCAGGCGCACACCGACGACGCGATGCGCGGCCGGATCCAGGGTGCCCTCACCGTCGTGCTGTTCGGCGGCCCGCAACTGGCGAACCTGCTGCACGGCTCGATCGGCGCGCTGGCCGGCCCGCGCCTGACGATCGGCGCCGGTGGCCTGCTCACCGTCGTGACTGTCGTGGTGATCCTCCGGACTGCGCCGGAGCTGCGCCGCTACCGGGTGGCGTCAGGCCACGAACAGCCCGCGCCGTGA
- a CDS encoding expansin EXLX1 family cellulose-binding protein: MSAHRRPFPTRWLAAGGAAALAGLIGVALLLQTGGSACAAPPSTSVKTGKATFYDLGGTSGNCSFEVPADDLYVALGPEQYAEGASCGAYLDVTGPKGKVRVKVFDSCPECPAGHLDLSRTAFKKIGAEVDGIIPIKYKLVTNPSTPGPITVRIKEGASRFWFAARIDNHGNLLSSVQVAGPGGSFQRADRTDYNYWLIDGGAGAGPYKIKITDVYGNSTTVAGIDMDPGAVQKTSQTFAGGSTKVVEKATPTKTSPTPAAKKSSPATPSTSASAPPSPASSVAPLPASAAPAPSTTEDALVALAAGETTCD; encoded by the coding sequence GTGAGTGCTCATCGACGCCCGTTCCCGACCCGATGGCTCGCCGCCGGCGGCGCCGCGGCTCTCGCCGGTCTCATCGGCGTGGCGCTGCTGCTGCAGACCGGCGGGTCGGCCTGCGCCGCGCCGCCGAGCACCAGCGTCAAGACCGGCAAGGCCACCTTCTACGACCTGGGCGGCACGTCCGGCAACTGCTCGTTCGAGGTGCCGGCCGACGACCTCTACGTGGCGCTCGGCCCGGAGCAGTACGCCGAGGGCGCGTCCTGCGGCGCCTACCTGGACGTGACCGGCCCCAAGGGCAAGGTCCGGGTCAAGGTCTTCGACTCCTGCCCGGAGTGCCCGGCCGGCCACCTGGACCTGAGCCGCACCGCGTTCAAGAAGATCGGCGCCGAGGTCGACGGGATCATCCCGATCAAGTACAAGCTGGTCACCAACCCGTCGACGCCCGGGCCGATCACCGTCCGGATCAAGGAAGGCGCCTCCCGCTTCTGGTTCGCCGCCCGGATCGACAACCACGGCAACCTGCTCTCCTCGGTCCAGGTGGCCGGCCCCGGCGGCAGTTTCCAGCGGGCCGACCGCACCGACTACAACTACTGGCTGATCGACGGGGGCGCCGGCGCCGGCCCGTACAAAATCAAGATCACTGACGTCTACGGCAACAGCACCACGGTCGCCGGCATCGACATGGACCCGGGCGCGGTCCAGAAGACGTCGCAGACGTTCGCCGGCGGCTCCACCAAGGTCGTCGAGAAGGCCACCCCCACCAAGACGTCGCCCACCCCCGCCGCGAAGAAGTCGTCCCCCGCCACCCCGTCCACGTCCGCCTCCGCGCCCCCGTCCCCGGCGTCCTCGGTGGCCCCGCTGCCCGCGTCGGCCGCCCCGGCCCCGAGCACCACCGAGGACGCCCTGGTAGCCCTGGCCGCCGGCGAAACCACCTGCGACTGA